A part of Setaria viridis chromosome 8, Setaria_viridis_v4.0, whole genome shotgun sequence genomic DNA contains:
- the LOC117833671 gene encoding probable WRKY transcription factor 46 has product MESHILEEETKEIGNKRRKNAEHIGSVVTQAPYFDGYQWRKYGQKWISKAKHSRSYYRCANSKGQGCLATKTVQQKETDGSGTVRLFDVDYYGQHICKKDGIIHPYVVETTCHSVPIVNHNQSSISTFVNNDVHGIQDENYENLFMVPDMPECLKDLTDTEMERALELTCMNLPLISEDIWA; this is encoded by the exons ATGGAGAGTCACATATTGGAGGAGGAAACCAAGGAAATTGGAAACAAGAGAAG GAAGAATGCGGAACACATAGGTTCAGTTGTGACACAAGCACCATACTTTGATGGATATCAATGGAGGAAGTATGGGCAGAAGTGGATCTCCAAAGCAAAGCATTCTAG GAGCTATTATAGATGTGCCAATAGTAAAGGGCAAGGGTGTCTTGCAACCAAGACTGTGCAACAGAAGGAAACCGATGGAAGTGGAACGGTGAGGTTGTTCGATGTTGACTATTATGGCCAGCACATTTGCAAGAAGGATGGCATAATTCATCCATATGTTGTTGAGACAACGTGCCATAGTGTCCCAATTGTCAATCATAACCAAAGCAGTATCTCAACGTTTGTCAATAATGATGTCCATGGAATTCAGGACGAAAACTATGAAAACTTATTCATGGTGCCAGACATGCCAGAATGTTTGAAAGATTTGACAGATACTGAAATGGAAAGGGCACTGGAGCTTACCTGTATGAACTTGCCACTGATCTCTGAGGATATATGGGCATAA